In Acidobacteriota bacterium, one genomic interval encodes:
- the gltB gene encoding glutamate synthase large subunit, translating to MIHNVPPTKQGLYDPSCERDACGMGFVVDLKGRKSHDIIEQALQILVNLKHRGAVGSEKNTGDGAGILVQIPHEFLLKECAKLGIAMPEPGQYGVGNVFLPTNEASRHACEEMFEAEVRKEGQEVLGWRDVPFDDSMIGPTAKAAEPVFRQVFIKRSENLPDGEGGLGFERKLCIIRKQSIRNIRSSGIKQAGCFYISSLSYKTLVYKGMLSSTQVRSFYLDLQDPDFKSALGMVHSRFSTNTFPSWSRAHPYRYLCHNGEINTLRGNMNWMHAREGRMKSSLFGQEDLEKLLPIIDVNNSDSGMFDNVLEMLVLTGRSIAHAMMMMIPEPWSGDPLMSEEKRAFYEYHSCMMEPWDGPAAVAFTDGVRIGAVLDRNGLRPARYYVTKDDRLVMSSEVGVLDIAAENVAYKGRLQPGRMLLADLEQGRIIDDDELKNELARQHPYGKWLKENLVNIDDLPSPPHVHETDHATMLVRQQAFGYTHEDLRLIMTPMAKDGVEATGSMGTDTPLAVLSNKPQPLYNYFKQLFAQVTNPPVDAIREELIMSTETTIGPEANMLEPTPEVARLIKISSPIFTNENLEKLRQLADKDKMGFKSITLPILFKAKEGAAGMERALEELFARVSQAHAEGYDIIILSDRGLDRDYAPIPALLAVSGVHHHLMREGTRTQVGLILESGEPREIHHFALLLSYGARGINPYLAFESLHDMINTGLLKDVTHKQAVAKYIKAVNKGIVKVISKMGISTVQSYSGAQIFEAIGLNQDLIDRYFTWTPSRISGVGLDVITQEVLMRHNHAYPDRQVNGHALEAGGQYQWRADGEVHLFNPQSIHLLQKATRTTDYKAFKEYSRMINDQAKQLYTLRGLLNLKSNRSPVPIDEVEPVEEIVKRFKTGAMSYGSISKEAHEALAIAMNRIGGKSNTGEGGEDPDRFVRDENGDWRNSAIKQVASGRFGVTSEYLVNAQELQIKMAQGAKPGEGGQLPGSKVYPWIAKTRHSTPGVGLISPPPHHDIYSIEDLAQLIYDLKNANTRARISVKLVAEVGVGTVAAGVAKAHADVILISGYDGGTGASPQTSIKHAGAPWELGLAEAHQVLVLNNLRSRVRVETDGQLKTGRDVVVAALLGAEEFGFATAPLVTLGCIVMRVCHLNTCPVGVATQNPKLRERFMGSPDNVVNFMYFIAQEVRELMAELGFRTINEMVGHTECLETRKAIDHWKAKGLDFSAILHQPDVPAEVGRYQQIGQDHGLDKALDNTTLLKLCEPALEDGKTVKAALPITNQNRTVGAILGSEVTRRYGAGGLMDDTIQLHFIGSAGQSFGAFVPHGITLELEGDSNDYIGKGLSGGKIIVYPPRAATFKPEENIIIGNVAFYGATSGEAYINGVAGERFCVRNSGVHAVVEGVGDHGCEYMTGGRVVVLGKTGRNFAAGMSGGVAYVLDEAGKFADRCNREMVSLGQLVHFGDETEIAVVRSMIERHAEYTGSRQAQEILDNWAKWLPHFVRVMPNDYKRVLDAQQQMRDAGLSEEEAVWAAFEINSTDVSRIGGK from the coding sequence ATGATCCACAACGTGCCACCAACTAAGCAAGGTTTATACGATCCCAGTTGCGAACGAGATGCCTGCGGAATGGGCTTCGTGGTTGATTTGAAAGGCCGCAAATCGCACGACATCATTGAGCAGGCGCTTCAGATTCTGGTCAACTTGAAACATCGCGGCGCTGTCGGAAGTGAAAAAAATACTGGGGACGGCGCAGGCATCCTGGTTCAAATCCCGCACGAATTTTTACTGAAAGAGTGCGCCAAGCTTGGAATTGCCATGCCTGAACCCGGCCAATACGGTGTCGGCAATGTGTTTTTGCCGACGAATGAAGCCAGCCGCCACGCTTGCGAAGAAATGTTCGAAGCGGAAGTTCGCAAGGAAGGACAGGAAGTATTGGGATGGCGCGATGTGCCGTTTGACGATTCGATGATTGGCCCGACCGCCAAAGCCGCCGAACCCGTTTTCCGGCAAGTGTTCATCAAACGTTCTGAGAATTTGCCGGATGGTGAGGGAGGATTGGGGTTTGAGCGCAAGCTTTGCATTATCCGCAAACAAAGCATCCGCAATATCCGCAGCTCCGGCATAAAGCAAGCCGGATGCTTTTACATTTCCAGCCTGTCGTACAAAACGCTTGTCTACAAGGGCATGCTCAGTTCGACGCAAGTGCGATCGTTTTACCTGGATTTACAAGACCCGGATTTCAAATCCGCCTTGGGAATGGTTCACTCGCGGTTTTCGACCAACACCTTTCCCAGTTGGAGCCGCGCCCATCCCTACCGCTACCTTTGTCACAACGGCGAAATCAACACTTTGCGCGGCAACATGAACTGGATGCATGCGCGCGAAGGCCGCATGAAATCTTCGCTCTTTGGCCAGGAAGATTTAGAGAAATTGCTGCCGATCATTGACGTGAACAATTCCGATTCGGGAATGTTCGACAATGTGCTGGAAATGCTGGTGCTGACCGGGCGTTCGATTGCGCATGCGATGATGATGATGATCCCCGAACCCTGGTCGGGAGATCCGTTGATGAGCGAAGAGAAGCGCGCGTTTTACGAATACCATTCCTGCATGATGGAACCGTGGGACGGCCCGGCGGCGGTCGCATTCACAGACGGCGTTCGCATCGGAGCCGTGTTGGATCGCAACGGGCTTCGACCGGCGCGGTATTACGTGACCAAAGACGACCGTCTGGTTATGTCCTCGGAAGTTGGCGTGCTCGACATTGCGGCGGAAAACGTCGCGTACAAGGGGCGTCTTCAGCCTGGTCGAATGTTGCTGGCCGATTTGGAACAAGGCCGCATTATTGATGACGACGAGCTAAAGAACGAATTGGCGCGGCAACATCCGTACGGCAAATGGTTGAAGGAAAATCTGGTCAACATTGATGACCTGCCTTCGCCGCCGCATGTTCACGAAACCGATCACGCGACGATGCTGGTTCGCCAACAGGCGTTCGGTTACACGCACGAAGATTTGCGATTGATTATGACGCCGATGGCAAAAGACGGCGTCGAAGCGACCGGTTCGATGGGCACGGACACGCCGTTGGCTGTGCTGTCGAACAAACCGCAGCCGCTTTACAACTACTTCAAACAGTTGTTCGCGCAGGTTACCAATCCGCCGGTGGACGCGATTCGCGAAGAATTGATTATGTCCACCGAAACGACCATCGGGCCGGAGGCCAATATGCTGGAACCGACTCCGGAAGTTGCGCGGCTGATCAAAATCTCGTCACCGATTTTTACCAACGAAAATCTGGAAAAGCTGCGCCAATTGGCCGACAAGGACAAGATGGGGTTCAAATCCATCACCCTGCCGATATTGTTCAAAGCCAAAGAAGGCGCTGCCGGAATGGAGCGCGCGCTGGAGGAATTGTTCGCCCGCGTCAGCCAGGCGCACGCCGAAGGGTACGACATCATTATTCTGTCCGACAGAGGACTTGATCGCGATTACGCGCCGATTCCGGCCTTGCTTGCGGTTTCAGGCGTTCACCATCACTTGATGCGTGAAGGCACGCGCACGCAGGTCGGTCTGATCCTGGAAAGCGGCGAACCGCGCGAAATTCATCATTTCGCGTTGCTGCTCAGTTACGGCGCACGCGGCATTAATCCTTATCTGGCGTTTGAATCGCTGCACGACATGATCAACACGGGGCTGTTGAAAGATGTCACACACAAACAAGCCGTGGCCAAATACATCAAGGCCGTCAACAAAGGCATCGTCAAAGTCATTTCCAAGATGGGAATTTCGACGGTGCAAAGTTACAGCGGCGCGCAGATTTTCGAAGCCATCGGGTTGAATCAGGATTTGATTGACCGGTACTTTACCTGGACGCCTTCGCGCATCAGCGGCGTCGGGTTGGATGTCATCACGCAGGAAGTATTGATGCGGCACAACCACGCGTATCCGGACAGGCAAGTCAACGGCCACGCGCTGGAAGCGGGCGGACAATACCAATGGCGCGCCGATGGCGAAGTCCACCTGTTCAACCCGCAATCCATTCACCTGCTGCAAAAAGCCACACGAACCACAGATTACAAAGCTTTCAAAGAATACAGCCGCATGATCAACGATCAGGCGAAACAGCTTTATACGCTGCGCGGGTTGCTGAATCTGAAATCCAACCGTTCGCCTGTGCCGATTGACGAAGTCGAACCGGTCGAGGAAATCGTCAAACGATTCAAAACCGGCGCGATGTCGTACGGTTCGATCAGCAAGGAAGCGCACGAAGCGTTGGCGATTGCGATGAATCGCATTGGCGGCAAAAGCAACACCGGCGAAGGCGGCGAAGACCCGGATCGTTTTGTGCGGGACGAAAACGGCGACTGGCGTAACAGCGCCATTAAACAAGTCGCTTCGGGACGCTTCGGCGTGACCAGTGAATATCTGGTCAATGCGCAAGAACTGCAAATCAAAATGGCGCAGGGCGCAAAACCCGGCGAAGGCGGCCAATTGCCCGGCAGCAAAGTTTATCCTTGGATCGCCAAGACGCGCCATTCAACGCCCGGGGTTGGATTGATTTCGCCGCCGCCGCATCATGATATTTACTCCATCGAAGATTTGGCGCAGTTGATTTACGACCTGAAAAACGCCAATACCCGCGCGCGCATCAGCGTCAAGTTGGTTGCCGAGGTCGGCGTCGGCACGGTCGCCGCCGGAGTCGCCAAGGCACACGCCGATGTGATTTTGATCAGCGGATACGATGGCGGAACCGGAGCTTCGCCGCAAACCAGCATCAAACACGCAGGCGCGCCGTGGGAACTGGGCTTGGCCGAAGCGCATCAGGTTCTGGTGCTCAACAATTTGCGCAGCCGCGTGCGCGTCGAAACCGATGGGCAATTGAAAACCGGCCGAGACGTTGTGGTCGCCGCGCTGCTCGGCGCGGAAGAGTTCGGCTTTGCCACCGCGCCACTGGTCACGCTCGGTTGCATTGTCATGCGCGTATGCCACCTGAACACCTGTCCGGTGGGAGTCGCCACGCAAAACCCCAAGCTACGCGAACGCTTTATGGGATCGCCGGACAACGTGGTCAATTTCATGTACTTCATCGCTCAGGAAGTACGCGAATTGATGGCGGAACTCGGCTTCCGCACGATTAATGAAATGGTCGGTCACACGGAATGTTTGGAAACTCGTAAGGCGATTGATCACTGGAAAGCTAAGGGGTTGGATTTTTCGGCGATTCTGCATCAGCCGGATGTTCCGGCCGAAGTCGGTCGTTACCAACAGATTGGGCAGGATCACGGATTGGATAAGGCGCTGGACAACACCACGTTGCTGAAACTATGCGAACCTGCGCTGGAGGACGGCAAAACGGTCAAAGCCGCGTTGCCAATCACCAACCAGAACCGCACGGTTGGCGCCATTCTGGGCAGCGAAGTCACGCGGCGGTACGGCGCTGGCGGATTGATGGACGATACCATCCAGCTTCATTTCATTGGTTCCGCCGGGCAAAGTTTCGGCGCATTTGTGCCACACGGCATCACGCTGGAACTGGAAGGCGATTCCAACGATTACATCGGCAAAGGATTGTCGGGCGGCAAAATCATCGTGTATCCGCCAAGAGCCGCGACCTTCAAACCCGAAGAAAACATCATCATCGGGAATGTCGCGTTTTATGGTGCCACGAGCGGCGAAGCCTACATCAATGGCGTCGCGGGTGAACGCTTCTGCGTGCGCAACAGCGGCGTTCACGCCGTCGTCGAGGGCGTAGGCGATCACGGTTGCGAATACATGACCGGCGGTCGCGTCGTCGTACTGGGCAAAACCGGGCGCAATTTTGCTGCAGGCATGTCCGGCGGTGTCGCTTATGTGCTCGATGAAGCTGGCAAATTTGCAGATCGCTGCAATCGCGAAATGGTGTCGCTGGGGCAGTTGGTTCACTTTGGCGATGAAACTGAAATTGCTGTGGTGAGAAGCATGATCGAACGCCACGCCGAATACACCGGCAGCCGTCAGGCGCAGGAAATTCTGGACAATTGGGCCAAATGGCTGCCGCATTTCGTCCGCGTGATGCCCAACGATTACAAACGCGTGCTCGACGCTCAGCAGCAAATGCGCGATGCAGGGCTGAGCGAAGAAGAAGCCGTTTGGGCGGCGTTTGAAATCAATTCCACGGACGTTTCACGCATCGGCGGCAAATAA
- a CDS encoding TIGR02147 family protein, giving the protein MKTTVANLIPQLSPCSGFRLFLQAELARRCSANAQYSLRSFAVFLGLNHSTLSQLLRGKRPLTHRTIENLGIKLGMNQTEIERYKANENLATFRTSAMSRQIRQLTVDTVNLLSDPTHRAILELVRLEDFQPDSRWIARVLNSNVDEVNVAISRLTRLGLLEMEDHNHWVDRSGAVRLGQDAFANLIVQRLSEQVRRLSTQNDSREFAEPNEAASAKLLISATQLQSLMALLEKFQSESTTINGASDRYQLEINISPINQHNQPERWRDGKSCDAVSTIG; this is encoded by the coding sequence GTGAAAACCACTGTTGCAAATTTGATCCCGCAGTTATCGCCCTGCTCCGGTTTTCGTTTGTTTTTACAGGCGGAATTGGCGCGACGTTGTTCGGCCAACGCTCAATACTCGCTTCGCTCCTTCGCCGTATTTCTGGGTCTCAATCATTCGACGTTGTCGCAATTGCTACGCGGGAAGCGGCCGCTTACTCACCGAACCATTGAAAATCTCGGCATAAAACTGGGAATGAATCAGACCGAGATCGAAAGATATAAGGCCAATGAAAACTTGGCAACATTTCGCACTTCTGCCATGTCGCGACAAATTCGGCAACTTACGGTAGACACGGTCAATTTGCTTTCTGATCCCACACACCGGGCAATTTTAGAACTCGTACGACTGGAAGATTTCCAGCCTGATTCGCGTTGGATTGCGCGTGTGCTGAACTCAAACGTTGACGAGGTCAACGTTGCGATCAGCCGCCTGACACGGTTGGGCTTGTTGGAAATGGAAGATCACAATCATTGGGTTGACCGTTCCGGCGCAGTTCGACTTGGTCAGGATGCCTTTGCCAATTTAATCGTTCAGCGGCTGTCCGAGCAGGTTCGACGACTTTCTACCCAAAATGACAGTAGAGAATTCGCGGAACCGAATGAGGCGGCTTCAGCCAAATTGTTAATTTCGGCAACACAATTGCAAAGTCTGATGGCATTGCTTGAAAAGTTTCAAAGCGAATCAACGACAATTAATGGCGCAAGCGACCGCTATCAATTGGAGATCAACATTTCTCCAATCAATCAACACAATCAACCAGAAAGGTGGCGTGATGGGAAATCCTGTGATGCAGTTTCAACTATTGGCTAA
- a CDS encoding YkgJ family cysteine cluster protein produces MNCRPNCGACCIAPSITSPIPGMPNGKPAGIRCVQLTADNRCKLFGLPERPAFCVGLQPNEEMCGENAEDALNRFSRLESLTRPDGSVIRA; encoded by the coding sequence ATGAATTGCCGCCCAAACTGCGGAGCTTGCTGCATCGCCCCATCCATCACGTCCCCGATTCCCGGCATGCCAAACGGCAAACCGGCGGGAATTCGTTGTGTGCAATTGACAGCTGACAACCGCTGTAAATTATTCGGATTGCCGGAGCGTCCGGCGTTTTGTGTGGGCTTACAGCCAAACGAGGAAATGTGTGGAGAAAATGCTGAGGACGCTTTGAACCGATTCAGCCGTTTGGAATCCTTGACCAGGCCAGATGGTTCTGTAATCAGAGCCTGA
- a CDS encoding sigma-70 family RNA polymerase sigma factor, producing MHPSTELLSNQDIVTRIRLGETEAEAALYEKFSARVYFTALSETHSQADAEDIRAETFLRVIQALRADKLRSADSLPSFIVGFTLNVVREHIRKKYRADSLEAYEYDIASDDSLEQAFLDAETSRALQEAVRHLKPREQEFLRLYFFEELPKQEIARKLGITEERIRLIKSRALQSFRDIYKKIAKR from the coding sequence ATGCACCCCAGCACGGAATTGCTTTCCAATCAGGACATTGTGACGCGCATCCGGCTCGGCGAAACCGAAGCCGAAGCCGCGCTGTATGAAAAATTTTCGGCGCGCGTGTATTTCACCGCGCTCAGCGAAACCCATTCCCAAGCTGATGCCGAAGACATTCGGGCTGAAACCTTTTTGCGTGTGATTCAGGCGTTGCGCGCTGACAAGTTGCGTTCGGCGGATTCTCTGCCTTCATTCATTGTTGGCTTCACGTTGAATGTCGTTCGCGAACACATCCGCAAAAAATACCGCGCCGATTCGCTGGAAGCTTATGAGTATGACATTGCCAGTGACGATTCTCTGGAACAGGCATTTCTGGATGCCGAAACCAGCCGCGCTTTGCAGGAAGCTGTGCGCCACCTGAAACCGCGCGAACAAGAGTTTTTGCGCTTGTACTTTTTCGAAGAACTTCCCAAACAAGAGATCGCCCGTAAATTGGGCATTACAGAAGAGCGAATACGGCTGATCAAATCCCGCGCGCTGCAAAGTTTCCGCGACATTTATAAAAAAATTGCGAAACGTTGA
- a CDS encoding zf-HC2 domain-containing protein has product MTHQEVQSDTIERFVRHQLSSDERRAFEEHYFECEECFEQVQMMARFVAGVCQAARKGFLTESAQEPWWAKLFRPAVIVAMSAAILLTIGVGWLLWRQPPTQQRELAVNPTPSLAPQPATSAGTTATPATDPPSKPDLLAQNRPTPPEAIPGKAPVVFLDSERGNSEANQLDIPANANNAILRIDVDPGNSFSGFQFQIFDPSGKLAVSANTGKATAKGVVSASVSTKLLQSGKYVVKCYGFRNDQRELVGEYKLQIQKP; this is encoded by the coding sequence ATGACTCATCAGGAAGTACAATCGGACACCATCGAACGTTTCGTGCGGCATCAGCTCTCGTCCGACGAACGGCGCGCGTTTGAAGAGCACTACTTCGAATGCGAAGAATGTTTCGAGCAGGTGCAGATGATGGCGCGTTTCGTAGCTGGCGTGTGCCAGGCGGCCCGAAAGGGTTTCCTGACCGAAAGCGCTCAGGAACCCTGGTGGGCCAAGTTGTTCAGGCCTGCCGTAATTGTTGCGATGTCCGCTGCCATTTTGCTGACCATTGGAGTTGGTTGGTTGCTATGGAGACAACCTCCCACGCAACAACGCGAACTGGCTGTCAACCCAACGCCCTCCCTTGCTCCTCAACCAGCGACATCAGCGGGAACGACTGCAACTCCTGCGACTGATCCCCCCTCTAAACCCGATTTGCTGGCACAAAACCGTCCAACCCCTCCTGAAGCAATTCCAGGCAAAGCGCCCGTCGTGTTTTTGGATTCGGAACGCGGCAACAGTGAAGCCAACCAACTCGACATCCCAGCCAACGCGAACAATGCAATTTTGAGAATTGACGTGGATCCGGGCAATTCCTTTTCCGGATTTCAGTTTCAGATCTTCGATCCATCCGGAAAATTGGCGGTGTCGGCAAACACAGGAAAGGCGACCGCAAAAGGAGTCGTTTCTGCCAGTGTGTCAACAAAGCTTTTACAGTCCGGGAAATATGTGGTGAAGTGTTATGGCTTTCGCAACGACCAACGTGAATTGGTGGGCGAATACAAACTGCAAATTCAAAAGCCCTGA
- a CDS encoding CHAT domain-containing protein, translating to MKRIGILLWVLIFVCLSLPNSARMQTRRRAISPANRQRIPSQSAELESLLKTIVRQLQIKHFPLAYQTAAKALSLSQQLGDKARQARATNLLAIAAFHTGHTNEAVRLFKLASLNADEAGINQLQTSALMRAGSLLLMSGRYADALFCYQQNLQTFRRRQDPAGEARTLGQLGAVFAETGDFAQAKTNLEQALSLAQTAGDRETEAAVLRRLVAVEKERGNYQEALHYGQMAQPLVAKVPRTFAHAELLYHLATVYAALNQQTKAIELFEKALAVVRPLKLPLPEALVLGDYAATQLKSGNASAARKMARQAIAMLQRSGGNKHLESSYHATLAEAYRALGQPDEALNSYRAALADIEAARVLSIPTEISRAGIVASRHQVFAGAISLLLSQSRNEEAFDVAESYHARAFLDVLAEVGLETDEELTLEQQEREDELFEQISTIQRQLWESDLAPEQETQLKQELAEAESALQLYRLKLRGADPRYTGVQAPPPITFARASTELPEKETALIEFVLGEERSFAWVLQSGKLAAIPLPSRRELEALVNAFRATISAKVNSATAPQAIAKLKIQSQPLYDKLFQPLESHLLGTRNLIIVPDGVLAYLPFESLIGNSKRGAPGFLLERFAISYAPSASALAALRTIKSNAPQTDGFIAFGDPVYSKLESQSVDPVEIRERKFDFQQLPYTRTEVNEIASLFPANERRVLLGAEADEARVKTEPLGKFRYVHFATHALVDEEYPARSAIMLSVPSADGTSNRTEDGALQMAEIMRLKLNADLVTLSACRTGLGRLLYGEGIIGLTRAFLYAGADSVVVSLWNVNDIATASLMKSFYKHLNQGLSKDDALRQAKLELLRSPQAAWRHPYYWAPFVLVGESR from the coding sequence ATGAAGCGAATTGGAATTTTGCTCTGGGTGCTGATCTTTGTCTGCCTGTCGCTGCCGAATTCCGCCCGGATGCAAACTCGTCGTCGTGCGATTTCCCCCGCCAACCGACAACGAATTCCGTCGCAATCCGCTGAGTTGGAATCGTTGTTAAAAACGATTGTTCGGCAATTACAAATCAAACACTTCCCACTGGCTTATCAGACCGCGGCCAAAGCGCTCAGCTTGAGCCAGCAACTTGGCGACAAAGCGCGCCAGGCGCGTGCCACAAACTTATTGGCCATCGCGGCCTTTCACACCGGACACACCAACGAAGCCGTTCGCCTGTTCAAACTCGCCTCGCTTAATGCGGACGAAGCGGGAATCAACCAGCTACAGACTTCTGCGTTGATGCGCGCCGGGAGTTTGTTGCTGATGTCCGGGCGTTATGCGGACGCGTTGTTCTGTTATCAGCAAAACCTGCAAACGTTTCGTCGGCGACAGGATCCGGCAGGCGAAGCCCGCACGCTTGGACAACTTGGCGCTGTGTTCGCCGAAACAGGGGACTTTGCCCAAGCCAAAACCAATTTGGAACAGGCTCTGTCACTGGCGCAAACTGCAGGAGACAGGGAAACCGAAGCCGCGGTATTGCGTCGTTTGGTCGCGGTTGAAAAGGAACGCGGCAATTATCAGGAAGCGCTTCATTACGGCCAGATGGCTCAACCACTGGTCGCTAAAGTTCCGCGGACATTTGCTCATGCCGAATTGCTGTACCACCTGGCCACGGTATACGCCGCGCTCAATCAACAAACGAAAGCGATAGAATTGTTCGAGAAAGCATTGGCAGTTGTTCGCCCGTTAAAATTGCCGCTTCCGGAAGCTTTGGTACTGGGTGATTACGCCGCCACGCAACTGAAATCCGGAAACGCGTCTGCGGCGCGCAAGATGGCCAGACAGGCCATCGCGATGTTGCAGCGATCCGGCGGGAACAAACATTTGGAATCGAGTTATCACGCCACGCTGGCTGAAGCCTATCGCGCGTTGGGGCAGCCGGACGAAGCGTTGAACAGTTACCGCGCAGCGCTGGCGGATATTGAAGCGGCGCGCGTCCTTTCGATTCCCACTGAAATTTCGCGCGCTGGAATCGTCGCTTCACGCCATCAGGTTTTCGCCGGAGCCATTTCTTTGCTGCTCAGCCAGTCACGCAACGAAGAAGCCTTTGACGTCGCAGAGTCATATCACGCCCGCGCCTTTCTGGACGTGCTGGCTGAAGTTGGATTGGAGACCGACGAGGAATTGACGTTGGAGCAACAGGAGCGCGAAGACGAATTGTTTGAACAGATTTCCACCATTCAGCGTCAATTGTGGGAGTCCGACCTGGCGCCGGAACAAGAAACCCAGTTGAAGCAAGAGCTGGCTGAAGCCGAAAGTGCGTTGCAATTATACCGATTGAAATTGCGCGGCGCAGATCCCCGTTACACTGGCGTACAAGCACCACCGCCCATCACTTTCGCCAGGGCTTCGACGGAGTTGCCGGAAAAGGAAACCGCGCTGATCGAATTCGTGTTGGGCGAAGAAAGGTCATTCGCCTGGGTGTTGCAATCCGGCAAGCTGGCCGCGATCCCGTTGCCATCCCGCAGGGAATTGGAGGCGCTGGTCAATGCATTTCGCGCCACCATCAGCGCCAAGGTCAATTCGGCAACCGCACCGCAGGCGATTGCCAAACTGAAAATACAAAGCCAGCCTTTGTATGACAAACTCTTCCAACCACTGGAATCGCATTTACTCGGAACGCGCAATTTGATCATCGTACCGGATGGCGTGCTGGCGTATTTGCCGTTTGAATCATTGATCGGCAATTCCAAACGTGGCGCACCCGGCTTTTTGCTGGAACGGTTTGCCATCAGCTACGCGCCTTCGGCTTCGGCGTTGGCGGCACTGCGCACGATCAAATCCAATGCTCCACAAACAGATGGATTCATTGCGTTTGGTGACCCCGTTTACTCCAAACTGGAATCACAATCCGTGGATCCTGTAGAAATCCGCGAACGCAAATTCGATTTCCAACAACTGCCTTACACGCGAACCGAAGTAAACGAAATCGCCTCGTTGTTTCCCGCCAACGAACGACGCGTCTTGCTCGGAGCGGAAGCCGATGAGGCCAGGGTCAAAACGGAACCGCTCGGCAAATTTCGCTATGTGCATTTCGCCACGCATGCGCTGGTGGACGAAGAATACCCGGCGCGCTCGGCCATTATGCTGTCGGTTCCGTCTGCCGATGGGACCAGCAACAGGACAGAAGACGGCGCATTGCAAATGGCGGAAATCATGCGATTGAAGCTGAACGCGGACCTGGTTACGCTGTCAGCTTGTCGTACGGGGTTGGGGCGATTGCTCTACGGCGAAGGTATCATCGGATTGACGCGCGCGTTTTTGTACGCGGGCGCTGACAGCGTCGTCGTCAGCTTGTGGAATGTCAACGACATTGCCACGGCTTCGCTGATGAAATCGTTTTATAAACACCTGAACCAGGGGCTGAGCAAAGACGACGCATTACGCCAGGCCAAACTGGAATTGCTGCGCAGCCCACAAGCGGCGTGGCGGCATCCGTATTATTGGGCTCCTTTTGTATTGGTCGGCGAATCCAGATAA